A part of Thermoplasmata archaeon genomic DNA contains:
- a CDS encoding universal stress protein, with amino-acid sequence MYAKILIPAQEPSEVEPLIRFGAMLLDAEGEIRVLHIIPATTLPEVTREWRNSVNLVVPAHEAGAALDVRVDPEVRASTDVPGEILESAETHGVDAILMTLRGSKRSRNPFVGHTASGILHHAHADVLIVNRLALAAGKIPRIVLPSFRATPVPKAIRVAEEIAVRNDGVPVTTVSIGPAGGSAMDGIREETTPRGIAIVHKHVPLAGPVLRRARIPALIVQAAQRERFGLLLVSEEGEVGGGALLTRRFLEELFRAAPCPVLALRG; translated from the coding sequence ATGTACGCCAAGATCCTGATCCCGGCCCAGGAGCCGAGCGAGGTCGAGCCGCTGATCCGCTTCGGGGCGATGCTCCTCGACGCCGAGGGGGAGATCCGGGTCCTGCACATCATCCCCGCGACCACGCTGCCCGAGGTGACGCGCGAGTGGCGCAACTCGGTGAACCTGGTCGTCCCCGCCCACGAGGCCGGGGCCGCGCTCGACGTGCGCGTCGATCCGGAGGTGCGGGCCTCCACCGACGTGCCGGGGGAGATCCTCGAGAGCGCCGAGACCCACGGGGTCGATGCGATCCTGATGACGCTGCGGGGCAGCAAGCGCAGCCGCAACCCGTTCGTCGGCCACACCGCGAGCGGCATCCTCCACCACGCCCACGCGGACGTGCTGATCGTCAACCGCCTCGCGCTCGCCGCGGGGAAGATTCCGCGGATCGTCCTCCCGTCGTTCCGGGCCACGCCGGTGCCGAAGGCGATCCGGGTCGCCGAGGAGATCGCGGTGCGCAACGACGGGGTCCCGGTGACGACGGTCTCGATCGGTCCCGCCGGCGGGAGCGCGATGGACGGCATCCGCGAGGAGACGACGCCCCGCGGGATCGCCATCGTCCACAAGCACGTCCCGCTCGCCGGTCCGGTGCTCCGACGGGCCCGCATCCCCGCGCTCATCGTGCAGGCGGCCCAGCGCGAGCGCTTCGGTCTGCTGCTGGTCAGTGAGGAGGGCGAGGTGGGAGGCGGGGCGCTCCTGACCCGCCGCTTCCTCGAGGAGCTGTTCCGCGCGGCGCCGTGCCCGGTGCTCGCCCTGCGCGGATAG